One Rosa chinensis cultivar Old Blush chromosome 5, RchiOBHm-V2, whole genome shotgun sequence genomic region harbors:
- the LOC112201813 gene encoding protein WHAT'S THIS FACTOR 1 homolog, chloroplastic, whose product MLIRHPDMFYISLKGDMDSVFLREAFRDSQLIDEDRLLIIKEKLRTIIAVPRYPRRGARIPIERQTVLKEPMRHKMELLMRMIGVRDEDEDTPPDFNEDGKTLNNQPSKPINQEGYSTENEERMLVPVLPDGRPRGRW is encoded by the exons ATGCTGATAAGGCACCCTGATATGTTTTATATCTCGTTGAAAGGAGATATGGATTCAGTTTTTCTTAGGGAAGCATTCCGTGATTCTCAATTGATAGACGAGGATCGtctgctgattataaaagagaAGCTTCGAACTATTATTGCGGTTCCACGGTATCCTAGAAGGGGTGCTCGGATCCCAATAGAGAGGCAGACGGTGCTGAAGGAACCAATGAGGCACAAGATGGAACTGTTGATGAGG atGATTGGAGTacgtgatgaagatgaagatacaCCCCCAGATTTCAACGAAGATGGGAAAACATTAAACAATCAACCGAGCAAACCAATTAATCAAGAAGGCTATTCGACAGAGAATGAAGAGAGGATGCTTGTTCCAGTGTTGCCAGATGGTCGGCCAAGAGGACGCTGGTAA
- the LOC112166306 gene encoding NAC domain-containing protein 90, protein MDQAPTTGFRFYPTEEELVSFYLLNKLESKHQDSIRRVIPDLDIYSTEPWELPNYAAELCRGDTEQWFFFTPRQQREAQGGRPNRTTASGYWKATGSPGYVYSSDNRVIGVKKTMVFYKGKAPTGRKTKWKMNEYRAIDETAAPSATTSNSASTAIIPKLRHEFRLCRVYIVSGSSRAFDRRPPEGSGYASHRRSNLTGASASSSHQAAMVAEKTSSSSDTRSNSGDQADFQAENNDLEMDDDLQPLWEWEQLNLL, encoded by the exons ATGGATCAAGCACCCACAACAGGCTTTCGTTTCTACCCAACTGAAGAAGAACTCGTCTCCTTCTACCTCCTCAACAAGCTCGAATCCAAGCACCAAGACAGCATTCGCCGCGTCATCCCAGACCTTGACATTTACAGCACCGAGCCATGGGAGCTCCCAA ATTATGCAGCGGAGCTGTGCCGTGGAGACACCGAGCAGTGGTTCTTCTTTACGCCCAGGCAGCAACGAGAAGCGCAAGGTGGGAGACCTAACCGGACTACGGCTTCCGGCTACTGGAAGGCAACTGGCTCTCCTGGGTATGTTTACTCCTCGGATAATCGGGTCATTGGAGTGAAGAAAACCATGGTTTTCTACAAAGGGAAAGCTCCAACTGGAAGAAAGACCAAGTGGAAGATGAATGAGTACAGAGCCATTGACGAAACAGCAGCTCCCTCAGCTACCACTAGTAATAGTGCCAGTACTGCTATCATTCCCAAG TTGAGGCATGAATTCCGACTGTGCCGGGTGTACATAGTATCGGGGAGTTCTCGAGCATTCGATAGGCGCCCGCCGGAAGGAAGCGGATATGCATCACATCGACGAAGTAATTTAACGGGGGCAAGTGCTTCTTCATCTCACCAGGCAGCAATGGTAGCAGAGAAAACAAGCTCATCATCTGATACTCGTTCAAATTCAGGAGACCAAGCTGATTTCCAAGCAGAGAATAATGATTTGGAAATGGATGATGATCTTCAACCTCTATGGGAATGGGAGCAGCTAAACTTACTCTAA